The genomic interval CAACTTGGCGATAGCCGGCGGCGACTAGCGTATCGGCCACGGCCGCCGCCTGTTCTGCGCGGGTGCCGCTATCTGGCAACTCCGCCTCTTCGATGAGGCGCTGATTCTTCTTGAATGAAGGAATGTGCGCGTAGCCGAAAACCGCGAACCGGTCTGGGCGCATGGCCGCAGCTAGTGTCGCGGTCCGTACGCAGGACTGCACCGTCTGCCTTGGAAGACCGTAGATGAGATCGAAGTTGATACGGTTTATTCCATGCACACGCAGATTTTTGACTGCAGCAGCCGTCTGCGCCTCAGTCTGAACCCGGTTGATGGCATTTTGAACAATGGGATCAAAACTCTGCACGCCCAGGCTCGCGCGGCTCACTCCGGCCGCCCCTAAGGCCTCGGCCATCTCTGCCGTGAATGCACGCGGATCAATCTCGATGGCGATGGTTGCCGATCTCCTGAAGGCGAAGTGGAGACGTAAAAGTCCCATCAAATCCAGGAACTCCGCTGGCTTGATGAGGGTCGGCGTCCCGCCGCCGAAATGTACGTCGCTCACAGGTAGTTCTTTAGGCACTTTCTCCGCGACCAAACGGATCTCTTCACGCAGCACCGCCAAATAATCAAGGATCGGCGAATCCTGCAGGGTCATCGCGGTTGGAAAGCCACAATACCAGCAAATCGAGCGGCAGAATGGAATGTGCAAGTAGAGCGACACAGGTTCGCCAGGCGCCAGGCGCCTCAGCCACTCCTCATAGGCCTTGGCACCGACCTCAGCGGAGAACTGTGGTACCGTTGGATAGATCGTGTACCAAGGCGACTGGGCATCACAATACTTCTTCAAGATTGGCGACAGCAATGGTTACTATCCCTTGTCTGTACCCGCGTGGCCTTGCTTGCGATCGCTGTAGAGTCAGCACAATGCAATGGCGTAAAAAATTGTCTTCCGAGTGTTATGCTCTCGTCTCGCTCCCTGGCTGGAAGGGTGCTCGCCAGCGTCTAACCGATGAAGGTCTTTTTGTGACCGATTCTGACTAGCCTTACCGCCAGTGTCCTCGCCTAAGTTCGCTGCCCCGGATCCTTCGTCCGGTCTTAAGCGCCGCTTACTATGAGTGAGCATTAGAGGTGTGATGAACTATCGAGCTCTGGCCTCGATGCAATCGCTGTTGAGCCGGAGCCGAGTTTACGCGAAGCGAGCAAGCGCCGTCGCATAGACGGGCATAAGCTACTCGACGGCGACGACAGGTCAGCCGCTCTTGTCGATTCAAGAATTGAGCCCGTGGTCTTGTGAGCGTCGGCTAGCGAGTACCCGCGCTTGTAAGAGACCTCTTCCGGCACTCGGACGAGGTATTCAACAAAAGTGTAATCCGATCTTCCGGAGTCGTCGGTGAAGTGAACTTTCGTCTTTATTCGCAATCGATCACGTCCTTCGAGCGTCAAGTCTGCGCATTTAACTGACGACCTAGAGTGCCATTTAACTTCGAGGCTTCCATAGTAGGCGTCGGAACTCTGCGTCCGCGCGGTGCCCCAATCGCAGTCGGTGGGACGACATCTGCTCCATGCACGAACAAGCGCTTTGTCGAACTGCCGGTCGACAAATATGTGCGTAATGATACCGGTGCTCTGATCCTCATTAGACCAATTTCCGGCAAACTCGCTCATTGTCGCGCCGCCGAGATTGCGTGGTGTCAGTGTGTTGCTTTGCTCGCCAAATGCTGGTCGGAGAAGCAGGAGCGCGAGCGCCAGGATGATCGCGGACAATCGCAACATTGTATTTGTCCTGTTAGTTTGACGTTCGAAAATGTTGGCAACAATCGTGCCAGCTAGCTGGACCAAAAAAAAGGGAAGTTGGAGTGCACTAGTGTCTGCAGCTCACAGATGCTTCGTCGCAAATCCGACAATCCGCAGCGCCAACAGACGGCGCATGCCAGACATCTTACTTCCTTGTTCGATTTGGGCGTGACTTGATAGCTGCCGTAAGTTCTCACTTATGGCATGACTGTACCGTGTGACTAGCTGCCGAAGCTGCGCACTACGTAAAAGGTTTCTGAATGCCGAGATATTACCTCGTATAGATCTCCGAAAGAAGAGCAGAGCGGAGGTATCGCAGCCATTTGCGTAGCGTCGTGGCGCGAGGCCGC from Bradyrhizobium arachidis carries:
- the hemN gene encoding oxygen-independent coproporphyrinogen III oxidase is translated as MLSPILKKYCDAQSPWYTIYPTVPQFSAEVGAKAYEEWLRRLAPGEPVSLYLHIPFCRSICWYCGFPTAMTLQDSPILDYLAVLREEIRLVAEKVPKELPVSDVHFGGGTPTLIKPAEFLDLMGLLRLHFAFRRSATIAIEIDPRAFTAEMAEALGAAGVSRASLGVQSFDPIVQNAINRVQTEAQTAAAVKNLRVHGINRINFDLIYGLPRQTVQSCVRTATLAAAMRPDRFAVFGYAHIPSFKKNQRLIEEAELPDSGTRAEQAAAVADTLVAAGYRQVGLDHFALPEDELALVQKAGRLRRNSLGYSADTCRTLIGFGPSAIGRLRDGYVQNEVTEGSYSRQIRAGRLATLKGCRLTPEDRVRGAIIERLMCDLEVDVPAICAAHGFDPIPFLDSAERLALLAEDGIVDIEDGLIRVRQEHRFLIRSVAAAFDAYPYRSPS